DNA sequence from the Edaphobacter lichenicola genome:
CGGAGGTTGGGTCGTCGGCTGGCGAAAGTTGTCCGACGAGTTCAGGAGCGAGCGATAGTCCGGCTTCAGCGGCGAAGCGCTGGATTCCGTTCCAGCGGCGATCACTGTCGGCCAGTTCGGAAGGACCACGGAGAACGGCGATCTTACGATGGCCAAGCTCATAAAGATGCTGTGCAGCGGCGTATCCACCAGCCTCGTTGTCTACCTGTAAAGAGCGGACGCGGCTTGCGGTGAGGTCACGGCCCACACCGACCATGGGAATCTGGCTCTTCCGAATGTCGGCGAGCTGGTCGAATTCACCAAAAAGCCAGTTGGCAACAAGGATCAGCCCTTCGACCCGGCGCTCCATCAACATCTCAAGATGGCGACCAAACTGCTTGCGCTGGTTGTGGGCGATCATGATGATTGGCAGGTAGGTCGTTGAATGGAGTGCCTTCTCGATGCCTTGCAGGATGAGCGTGCAGAACGGATCGGAGATGTCCGAGACCATGATGCCGATAGTGTGGCTTCGGCGGCTGCGGAGTGAGCGAGCAGCCGCGTCTGGACGGTAGCCAAGTTTGCTGGCGACGGCGCGGATATGCTCTTTGGTGCTGGCGGCAACATAACGGGAGAGTGGCGCTTCGTTGAGCACGAGCGAAACGGTGGAGATAGAAAAGCCGCTGACGCGCGCAATATCGGCGAGGGTGATGCGCTTCGTGTAGTGGTTTTGAGTTATCAAGCGACGCGACCCCTTACGATTATAAAATCTGCGATAGCTGTTGCCGAGTGTAAAGGAAGTTGTTGGAGCGCGCTCTGTAGAAGCTGCGGATGGAAGAGTCGGCGCACCGTTTCCTGCGTGTTGATTGGCGGAGTCGATCTTTGTGACACGATAGAAATCCTTTTGCGATGCATACTCTGTAGCAACTATTGCTGCGCAGCATCCTGCGCGTCGGCTGACCGGTCACCCGAAGGATCTTGCTGCAGGCGATCGTTGAACGACTTCAGCAAATGCGCGGCCTTGTCGAACTCCTGATGGGCCTTCGCGGACTGGCCTAGGCGGGTCAAAACTTTGCCTCGGGCGTAATGCACACTGGCACTTTGCGGGGCCAGGGCTTCGGCATGGTCCAGCATCTCCAATTCCTCCGAGTAGCGGGCGGCATCCCGGTACAACTTGGCGAGACCGAAGTAAGAGTTTACGAGTGCGCTGTTATGTTCGATAGCTTGGCGGAAACTGTGTTCAGCTTTTTCGGGCTGATGGAGTTGGGCGTACAAGATGCCGAGATCTTCGTAGTCATAGGCGAAGTCCGGTTCGAGGGCTGCGTCTTTTTGTAATTCCGTCTCAGCTTGAGGATAAGCATGCTGCTCCAGGTAGGTGCGCCCCAAAAAATAGTGCACCAGAGGAAGGTCGGAGCGCGCGGCTGCAGCGGCGCGGAACTCTTCCAGGGCTTTTTCGGTATTGTCTTCGGCCAACCATGCCTTCCCAACATATAAATGGAACTCCGGCGTGTTCTGGCCAATCGCCAGCATCTGATCGAAGGCTTTCTTTTGTAGCAGGGGGTTGGACGATTTACTGGCCGCTATGCTCAGGACATAGAGAAAGTTCAAATTCGTAGACTCTTGTTCCCACAGCGGCGTGAGGGTATCGCTGGCTTCCTTGTACTTATTCGTAAAAAAATAGCAGAGCCCCAGCAAATACCGAGCCTGAAGCGAATCGGGCGCACGCTGCAAGGCTTCGGAGAACGGTCCGATGGCCCCCTCGAAGTCGTTCTTGCGATAGTGGGCAAGGCCGATGTTCAGTGGAATACCGGGCACATTAGGTGCGAGCAATTCCGCTTGATGCAGTTCGACCAGAGCATCATCCCACCGCCGCTCCCGCATATAGGCAACGCCTAGATTGACGTGGGCCGCACTCGATTTAGGGTCCAGAGCAATAACTCGTCGAAAATCCTCTTCAGCGGCACCAAGTTGGCCGCTTTGCATGGCCTGCATACCCTGGCGGAAGAGCGATGCAGGATCTGCAGTGGTGTTGGCGGAGTTTTGTACGGAGGCCGACACAGCTGCTGGCGCTGAGAAGGTGGCCTGTTCTGTGCCGCGAGCAAGGGCCTGAGCTGCATAGAGTAAGCAGAGTAACAGTAGAGATCGAAATCCTTTGCAGTGATTCAAGTGGTTTCAGCCTTCTGGGGGCAGTGTACTGAAAACCTGCTTAGGAGCACATACAAATCCAGGCCCAGATAAATAAACAAAAAACTTTTTCTTGACAAGATATTCAATCGTTCTAATATAGGCACATTCCACTTCTGCCAGCGCGCCGCAAAGGGAACCTTTTTTAGAACTGCCATTGTTTTTCATTTCCTGAGTGCTCACGGAGGCATTAAGTCATGTGGTCCCGATGTTCTCTTTCCTCTGATCCAACCGCGCAATCCGCTCTTTCTCACGCTCCGTTCGACGCCGCCGGGAAGTCGGGGAAGACTTCTTCCTCGAAGGGCCTTCGCTATGTGCTCTTCGCGCTTTGTCTTCTCTTGCCGGCCTCACTGATTGCGCAGCAATCAAGTTCCATAGACGGCACCGTCAAAGACCAGAGCGGTGGGGCCATCCAGAATGCCAAGGTGACACTCATCAATGTGGCCCAAAATACTGCCATCGATGCCACCACCAACGCGGCTGGCGAGTACTCGCTGCCCGGTCTTGTGGCCGGCACCTACAATCTGCAAGTCACCTCTCCGGGGTTCGAGAAGTTTGCCGCCAACGGGATCATCGTCCGCGTTGCGCGGAAGGAGCGGGTGGATGCGCAACTCACGGTTGGAGCCGTAACCGCGGAGATCCAGGTAAGCGGTAGCGATTTGGGTGTCGTGCAGACGGAGTCGCCTGAGATCTCCTTCACCATCACGGGCAAGCAGATTACGCAGCTCGTGTTGAACGGCCGTAACTTCGCACAGCTCGTCACCCTGTCCCCCGGTGTCGTCAGCCAGACCAACCAGGACGAGGGTGAGACCGGCGTTGCCGGCAGTGTCGAATACGCCATCAATGGCGGGCGCCCCCAGTACAACAACTGGGAGATCGACGGCGCGAGCGTCATGGACAACGGCAGCAACGGCACCCTCAACGTCTACCCCAACGTCGACGCCATCGCGGAGACTCAGGTGCTTACCTCCAACTACGGCGCTCAGTACGGACGCAACGCATCCGGCACTGTGCAGTCCCAGACAAAGTCGGGTACAGACCGTTTCCATGGCGAGCTATTCGAGTTTCTCCGCAACGATGCCTTCAATGCTCGCAACTACTTCGAAACGTCGGTTCCAACCTATAAGAAGCATGACTATGGCTTTACCATCGGCGGCCCGGTCTATATACCGCACCTCTACAATCCAGGCGTGAGGAAGACCTTCTTCTTCTACTCGCAGGAGTGGCGCCACGAGAATGTGCCTGGCACCAACTTCAATCAGCCGGTACCTTCGGATGCGCAGCGCACCGGAAACTTCTCTGACCTCTGTCCAGCCGCAGGCAGTCCTGTAGATACGGCGGATTTTCCTGATTGCCCGGTCAATCCATCCACCGGCTCGTACTTCACGAATAATCAGGTCCCCGTCGATCCCAATGGACAGGCGCTGCTCGCACTCATTCCCGCGGCAAACACATCCGTCCAGGGAGCTCCGTACTATGTCGCGTCTCCTTCGCAATTGACCACCAACCGCGAAGAGCTCTTTCGCATCGATCAGGTCTTTAGCGAAAAACTGCGCGGCTTCTATCGTTTCATCTACGACTCCTGGTCCACGGTGAGCTCCTCTCCGACCTTTCAGACGAACGCCTTTCCCACCGTCCAAAACAGCTTCGCCGGCCCCGGCATCGATATGGTGGCCAACCTTACCTACGCTGCCTCTCCGTCGCTGGTCAACGAGTTTGTGGCCGACTACACCACCGATCACATCACCCTCACCAATATCAGCAAGGGTATCGATCGTAGCGGCTTCTCTGGCAACGGGTTCTTCAACAACGGCTACGGCGGGGTCCTTCCTTCGATCATCCTTACTGGCAACTCGGCATATGCCGGTGGCTTTACCGTCAATACCGGTTACTTTCCATGGCAGAACTCGAATCCCACCTATAGCTACCGCGACGACCTCACTAAAACCCTCAACCGCCAAACCCTCATCTTCGGCGTCAGCTTGATCGCTGGCCAGAAGAATGAGCCGTCTACGGGAAATAATCAGGGGACCTTTAACTTCAGCACATCGTCGTTGGTAACCACGGGAAATTCCTTCGCCGATTTGCTGACAGGGCAGGTCTACAAGTTCTCA
Encoded proteins:
- a CDS encoding LacI family DNA-binding transcriptional regulator gives rise to the protein MITQNHYTKRITLADIARVSGFSISTVSLVLNEAPLSRYVAASTKEHIRAVASKLGYRPDAAARSLRSRRSHTIGIMVSDISDPFCTLILQGIEKALHSTTYLPIIMIAHNQRKQFGRHLEMLMERRVEGLILVANWLFGEFDQLADIRKSQIPMVGVGRDLTASRVRSLQVDNEAGGYAAAQHLYELGHRKIAVLRGPSELADSDRRWNGIQRFAAEAGLSLAPELVGQLSPADDPTSEFEGGYRLISSMIEKGAEFTAVIAFDDLTSLGAIRALRQAGRHIPKDCSIIGFDDIPHAAVNTPGLTTIRQPMEQMGSMAAKWVLDSLADTKSHTTVGPSSLTGTLHLLPPELVIRQSTARRLVDMRATPVTRLSVASQGRARRKKR
- a CDS encoding tetratricopeptide repeat protein, with amino-acid sequence MSASVQNSANTTADPASLFRQGMQAMQSGQLGAAEEDFRRVIALDPKSSAAHVNLGVAYMRERRWDDALVELHQAELLAPNVPGIPLNIGLAHYRKNDFEGAIGPFSEALQRAPDSLQARYLLGLCYFFTNKYKEASDTLTPLWEQESTNLNFLYVLSIAASKSSNPLLQKKAFDQMLAIGQNTPEFHLYVGKAWLAEDNTEKALEEFRAAAAARSDLPLVHYFLGRTYLEQHAYPQAETELQKDAALEPDFAYDYEDLGILYAQLHQPEKAEHSFRQAIEHNSALVNSYFGLAKLYRDAARYSEELEMLDHAEALAPQSASVHYARGKVLTRLGQSAKAHQEFDKAAHLLKSFNDRLQQDPSGDRSADAQDAAQQ
- a CDS encoding TonB-dependent receptor, whose protein sequence is MWSRCSLSSDPTAQSALSHAPFDAAGKSGKTSSSKGLRYVLFALCLLLPASLIAQQSSSIDGTVKDQSGGAIQNAKVTLINVAQNTAIDATTNAAGEYSLPGLVAGTYNLQVTSPGFEKFAANGIIVRVARKERVDAQLTVGAVTAEIQVSGSDLGVVQTESPEISFTITGKQITQLVLNGRNFAQLVTLSPGVVSQTNQDEGETGVAGSVEYAINGGRPQYNNWEIDGASVMDNGSNGTLNVYPNVDAIAETQVLTSNYGAQYGRNASGTVQSQTKSGTDRFHGELFEFLRNDAFNARNYFETSVPTYKKHDYGFTIGGPVYIPHLYNPGVRKTFFFYSQEWRHENVPGTNFNQPVPSDAQRTGNFSDLCPAAGSPVDTADFPDCPVNPSTGSYFTNNQVPVDPNGQALLALIPAANTSVQGAPYYVASPSQLTTNREELFRIDQVFSEKLRGFYRFIYDSWSTVSSSPTFQTNAFPTVQNSFAGPGIDMVANLTYAASPSLVNEFVADYTTDHITLTNISKGIDRSGFSGNGFFNNGYGGVLPSIILTGNSAYAGGFTVNTGYFPWQNSNPTYSYRDDLTKTLNRQTLIFGVSLIAGQKNEPSTGNNQGTFNFSTSSLVTTGNSFADLLTGQVYKFSQTSAQPKYYNRYKIVEPYFQDNWRVTPKLTLNLGLRLSLFGTYHDISNQSGNFEPSAWKATSAPTIDADGSITGQAGALVPGTGNVFNGVVSCGKNGVYSGCMSGHLFNPAPRVGFAYDVFGNGKLAVRGGYGIFFEHTNGNESNSESLEGSAPIVQTPNKYNFTGYTNAGGAGLQFPLAFFAIPTHAVWPYVQQYNLAVQGELPSHTVLQIAYVGSVGRHLPTWSDLNQLRPLTATENPYGPGQAISANDCLTNTVNGQPLTGDPLIRLEVACGTSADLFRPYTGISGINNSTNSVNSIYNALQIGVSRYFGGLNGSLAYTYGHSIDEGSNGAYGNTEVINSYNLSQSRASSNFDERHSLAVSLVYDIPLFTQPGLLHSVLGGWQVSDLTIFQTGTPFSLTNQANTDNAGTGNAFANTANGQVQSYPDIVGKIHGKVATKYPSGPGPRLYNSDAFAAPQGLTYGNAGRNVLNLPSRTNFDMGLFKNFAIREDMHFEFRTEAFNVFNHTQWSTINSSTSCYAVAGGCSADPFLTATAAHNARILQFAGKFVF